The DNA sequence TGAAAATTGAAGTATGGTCCGATTTTGTCTGCCCGTTTTGCTATATCGGCAAACGCCGATTGGAACAGGCGCTTGAGCCATTTCCGCACCGGGAAGACGTTGAAATCGTATTCCGCAGCTTTGAACTCGATCCAAACGCACCAAACGAGACCCCATTGACGATTCATGAAATCATCGCCAACAAATACGGCATTTCGCTCGAGGAAGCGAAGCGGGCGAACGCCGATATCGGCCGGCAGGCGGAGGCGGTCGGTTTGACGTTCCGCTTTGACACGATGAAGCCGACGAATACGTTTGACGCCCACCGGTTGGCTCAATATGCGAATGAAAAAGGAAAGCTTCAAGATGTCGTCGAGCGGTTGTTTTACGCCTATTTTACGGAGTCGAAGCGAATCAGCGACCGCAATGTGCTGCTTGCGATCGCCGAAGCAGCCGGGCTTGACCGGACGGAAGCGGAAGAAGTGTTGGCCAGCGGCCGCTACACACAAGAGGTGCGCCGCGATGAGGAAGAAGCGGCGGCGTTGGGCGTCCGCGGCGTGCCGTTTTTCGTTCTGAACCGGAAGTATGCGATTTCCGGCGCCCAGCCGGTTGAGGTGTTCCGGCGGGCGCTGGAGAAGGTATGGGAGGAAGAACAATCGCGGCCGCTGCAGCCGCTGTCGACTGATCAAGGCGGGACGTGCACCGACGAAGGGTGCTCTATTTAAGAAAATAAATCAAAAGGAAAAGCCGGTTAGGGATGCCTAGCCGGCTTTTTTGCGAAGCCCCATAATGAAACAATGGGAGAGAAGATTAACCGCGTTTCACAAACAGCGGCAAGTCCGTATGCCCCATGCCGCGGACGTAGACGAACAGCTGGCCTTTATGATGAATTTCGTGATCCATTGCCATTTGCAACAACTGTTTGGTTGGAATTTGAATGCCGAAAATCGATGTTAAATCGAGCGTTCGGTCGAAGTCGTCATCGCGCATCGATTCGATGAGCTGCTTCGTTTTTTCCGTATACGAATCCACCAGCTTGGCCAAATTCGTCTCCGATTCCTCGATTTTTTGCCGGAACAGCGATGGATCGCCGTGTTTCGCCGTGTTGGCGAAATTGTAGAAGCTGAACAGCATATGTGTCGCCAGCTGCTTTGCTGTCATCGAGGTCGGCGTCGGTTTGTAATCATAATGCGCCTCGTCGATTTTGTGGATCAATTCCATCGTGACATGGCGGTGGGAAAGGAAATATTGCACCCATTGTTGTGCGCGGGACATGCGTATTCCTCCTTTGGAATTCATTTCCTCGTCCTATTATACCACAAATAGAGGAAATGTTGGCGGCTAGTGTTTCTCCTTGTTTTGGTCCTTTGCCTGTCACCTTTTCCTTTCAAATGCTTATTCTATTAATAAAATAAGGAAAAATGTGGAGTGGATGTCCCTATATTGTCTTCGTGAAAAACGCCGGACATGTAAGGAAGGGGAGAAAACGACGATGCCGAAAATTTTTATTGACCCCGGTCATGGGGGAAGAGATACCGGAGCGATCGGCAACGGGTTGTTGGAGAAAGACATTACGTTGTTTATCGCTCTTGAAATCAACCGTCTGCTGCAAAATGAGTATGAAGGAGTGTTGGTGCAGCTGAGTCGGACAAAAGATGAAACGGTGCCGCTTGAGGAGCGGACCGATCGGGCCAATCAATGGGGGGCGGATTTATACGTGTCGATTCATGTGAATGCCGGTGGCGGCACGGGGTATGAAGATTATATTTATAATCGGCTTGATGACGATTCGGTAACAGCCCGCATCCGCGATGCCATTCATGAAGAAGTCGTCAAGGCTACAGGATTTCGCGACCGTGGGAAAAAGAAAGCAAACTTCCATGTGCTGCGCGAAACAGTGATGCCGGCGGTGCTCACGGAGAATGGATTTATTGATCGAAAAGAGGATGCAGAAAAATTGAATGACACCCAGTTTTTGCGAACAGTCGCCCGTGGGCATGTGAATGGAATGGCACGGGCATTGGATCTGACAAAAAATCAAACCTCTTTTTAACTTCCCTCCGAAAGAAGTCTCCTACTTCTAAACGTGAAGGTGCGCCAGCACCAGTGAAAGTGGGAGATGAATTTCGGTTGGCGTTAGCCAACGAATAGGATAGAATATGGCTAGAACGGACACCTTCGGAACGAAGGGAAGCGTAAAGGGTTCTTGTGTGTAGCTTACCGTTCAGCGAACACACACAAGTCGCTTGAAGCCCCCACCTCTAAGCGAAGCGTAGGTGGTGGGTAGTTCACCGCGTGTGACAGTGGATGGAACGCAAGTCGAGGCATTTGCGGAGAAGGAAAATGTGCTGTGTCAAGTGGAGCGTTATTTAGGAAGAGCGAAGCGGATTGTGCTTGAACAAGTCGAGGAATGACGGGAATGCTTGCCTAGTTTCAGCTGGGCGAGCGTTTTTTTGTCCGTTTGTCCTAGAAGGGTAGTGATGGAGTGAAAAAAACACGAAAAACACGGTGTTCTCAAGTTGAGAAGCCTTTTAAAACCAGGCCTTCTCTCGCGCCCCAAAACACTGATTAAGCGAAAGTCACCGTTTTTCACCGGCCTTCTAGAAAAAAAGAGGGAAGCGCTTATTGTGCGCTTCCCTCTTCATTTTCGCGTTTGTTGTAATCGTATTTCGACGGATCGACCGGTTCGAAGCCTTTTGGGGTATAGAACCGGAGCAAATCGCCGTAAACAACCTTATCCGACAGGTCGAGCTTCGTGCGGACGATTTGTTCGAGACGTTGAATCTCCGGCGTTTCTTCAAGCGGCTCGCCCGTTTTCGTATCATAGTACTTGCCGTTGACCGCTGTCACGGTTGGCGTTACGAAGTCACCGTTGCGGAACGGGATGATTTCTTGATGGTCCGGCGACAACAAGTCCGTTCCGAAGTGGACGTAATTTTTCGTGTCGATGCCAAGCAAATGCAACAAAGTCGGCAACAAGTCGATTTGGCCGCCGAATTCATGAATGACGCCGCCTTTTATGCCTGGGACATGGATGAACAGCGGCACTCGTTGTAACTGGGCGTGTTCATACGGCGTGATTTCCTTGCCTAAAATTTGCGACATGGCCTTGTTGTGATTTTCCGAAATGCCATAATGGTCGCCGTACAAAATAATGACCGAGCGGTCGTACAGACCGGATTTTTTCAAGTAATCAAAGAACTCTTTGATGGCCTCATCCAAGTAGCGGGCCGTTTGGAAGTAACGGTCGACCGTTCCGTCTCCCGTCGTTGCCGGCGGGATTGTGGCATCTTCCTCGCTGATCGGGTACGGGAAGTGGTTCGACAGTGTAATAAATTTCACATAGAACGGCTCTTTCAACGTTTCCAACAGCGGGATCGACTCCCGGAAGAACGGTTTGTCTTTCAACCCGTAGTTCAAGACGTCCTCGTCGTTCATATCATAGTAGCTGGCGTCAAAGAAATGATCGAACCCGAACGATTTGTAAATTTCATCGCGGTTCCAGAACGATTTGTAGTTGCCGTGGAAAACCGCGCTTGTGTAACCGTATTGGCGCAAAATGGCAGGAGCCGCATGGTACGTATTTTGCCCTTTCGTCGTGAAGACGGCCCCTTGCGGCAGGCCATAGAGCGAGTTTTCGAGCATAAACTCTGCGTCCGATGTTTTCCCTTGACCCGTTTGATGGAAGAAGTTATCGAAATAGAATGTGTTCGGATCGCGGGTGAGCGAGTTTAAAAACGGCGTCACTTCCTGGCCATTCAGTTTGTAGTTGATTAAAAAGTTTTGGAATGACTCCAAGTGAATATAGATGACGTTCATTCCTTTGGCGACGCCGAAATACTTCGGATTCGGCTCGGCATATGTCGCCTGCACATGGTTCAATACGGTTGTGATGTCGCTTTTGTTCGCGAACGCCCGTTGTGTCGACGATTTCATGCTTTGGATCGTGTCATAGATCAAGTAGTTGTATACCCCTAAATATTTGACGATATAGTTGCGGTCAAACGTTCTAGTCAACAGCTGCGGGCGGTCGGCTTCCGCGAGCGCCAAGTTGACGCTGAACATTAAAATGGCCGAAGCAAAAATAACGCCTTTTTTGACGCGACCGGCCCGCACCGGCGGAAGCGGGAACCGTTTCGAGAACACGATCACTGCCAAAATGATCGTGTCCAAGAAATAAAGCGGGTCATACCATCTGAGCAATTCCAAAATGCTGCCGCCGAGATCGCCAAAGTTTTTCGTTTGCGTCAACGTCGGCAATGTAATAAAATCGCTGAAAAAGCGATAATAGACGATATTGGCGTATAAAATGAACGACAAAATGAGATTAATAGTAACGAGCCGCCTATATACCCGTGTTTCTCTGCCCAATAGGGCTAAGCCAAAGAAAAACACCGCCGAGCTGATCGGATTGATCAACAGCAAAAACTCCTGCATGGAGTTGCTGATGCCAAGGTTAAATTCCGCTAGATAGGCGACATACGTCTTCAGCCAAAACAAGAGCACCGCCAAAATAAAAAAACCAATATATTGGTTAGGGAGAGAACGGCATTTTGTCAACAATTTCTTTCCAATCGTTTTCACGTTCTCTTCTCCTCCTTTGTCTCGTATTCTCGAAAGATCCATTTCTATTTCTATTCTTCTATGAACAGCTTCCGCGCATAGCAGCCAGCATTTTGTCCTGACATCATTTTACATCGGAACGTCTCCATGTCAAGTAGCATAATACGTCTTTTGCCAAAAGTCAATGGAATGTTTTTTAAGGATTGACGGGCGCCTCCCTCCTTGCCACCTCGTTTCCCTGTATGGCGATGGACTGCCACTCATATATGACGAATGGAAATCGAAAAGGTTTCAACTGCCCTTCTGAAAACGTCCCGATGCGCGTGGCCATGCCCTTTACCCATTTTATTAGACAACGAGGACATTATGATAAAAATTATTGGCTGTACCGGAATCGGCTTGTTTTTGGTATATTTTTTCTATGCATTATCCACAAACTATAAGGAAGAACTGGATGAAGGGAAAGAGGTAAGCCATGCCAATGAATCCGAAAGGCAAATTTTTTGATCCGCCGAAAATTCTCGTGTCCGGATTTGCGCTCATTATTTTGATTGGAGCGCTGCTGTTGATGCTTCCTGTTGCGACCGTGGATGGAAAGGGGTTGCCGTTTTTAGACGCGCTGTTTACAGCGACTTCCGCGACGTGCGTAACTGGACTTGTTGTCGTCGACACCGGGACGACGTTTACCCTGTTTGGCCAGCTTGTCATTTTGGCGCTCATTCAAGTCGGTGGGCTCGGATTTATGACGTTTGCGACGCTGTTTGCCTTTTTGTTTGGCAAACGCATTTCGTTGAAAGAACGGCTCATCCTCCAAGAGGCGCTCAATAATTTGACGATCGAGGGCATCGTTCGGCTCGTCAAACGCATTTTCCTTTTTACTGTTGTGATTGAAGGGATCGGCGGGGTGTTGCTCTCAATCCGCTTTGCCTTTGACATGCCGCTCGGCCGGGCGATTTACTTTGGCTTTTTCCATGCGATTTCGAATTTTAACAACGCCGGGTTTGATTTAATGGGTGAGTTCCGCAGCTTGACCGGCTATGTGGACGATCCGGTCGTCAGCCTTGTTGTGCCGATTTTGATTATTTTAGGTGGAATCGGCTTTATTGTCATGAATGAAGTGTACGAGTATAGGCAGATGCGCCGCCTTTCCCTTCATACGAAGGTCGTCGCCATTACGACGGCATGGCTGCTAGTAGCCAGCATGGCGCTGATATTGCTGCTGGAGTGGAACAATCCGAAGACGATGGGGCCGCTGTCGCTCTCAGGCAAGTTTCTGTCCGCGTTTTACCAGGCGGTCACTCCGAGAACGGCGGGCTCGAATACGCTTAACATCCCGGATTTGACGCAGCCGACGCTGTTTTTGATCGTGTTTCTCATGTTTGTCGGCGCTTCCCCGGGTTCGACGGGCGGCGGAATCAAAACAACGACCTTTACGACGTTGCTCGGCGCGGTTTGGTCGCAAATTCGCGGGAAGGAAGACGTCATTTTGTTCCGAAAACGAATTGTCTATGATACGGTATACAAGTCGCTGACCGTGACCATGAGCGGGCTGTTTATCGTCATGTTTGTAACGATGGTGTTGACGATCACCGAAAGCGGAAAAGACTTTCTCATGATTTTATTCGAAGCGACGTCGGCGTTTGGGACCGTCGGACTGTCGATGGGACTGACTCCAGAGTTGTCTCCGCTTGGAAAGACGGTCATTATCTTGACGATGTTTGCCGGCCGCGTCGGTCCGCTGACGATCGCGTACGCGGTCACGCTGCGCCGTCAGCCTGATCCGTTCCGCTATCCGAAAGGGAAAATTATGATTGGATAGAGGCAAGACAGGAAAAAGAAAGAAAGTGTAAAGATAAGGACGGTTTATGCGAAAAAGCGGCTCAAAGGCAGAGAAAATTGTTGTTTTTTCCGCTTTTTCACTGTTTACGGAGAAAAGGAGGAGGAGTAATATATGGAAGCAGAAACAACTGAATATTTAGCGCTGAATCCGTCATGGAGCGGGGGACCCACTTGTTGCAACGCTCGTTGCTAGGGGTGAATCCGAAAGGACGGGCATCTCTCCAAGCCCGAACCCGACAGCTAACCTCGCAAGCGCTTTGGGGAGGGACGAGTATGGTTTTGAACCAAACGTAGCCGTTGAGCGCGTCCTCAGCGGTTTTTTCTTTTTGAATCAACTCGAATATGCTTTGGGAGGAACGGAAGCATGGCTTCGTTAAAACGTTTGTTGATTGGGAAACCGATGGAGACAAAACGGCTCAAACATGAAAAATTGCCGAAATGGAAAGCGTTGGCCGTTTTTTCTTCCGATGCCCTGTCATCGGTGGCCTACGCGACGGAAGAAATTTTGCTTGTGCTTGCTTTATTAGGGACAAGCGTCTTTTTCTATTCGCTGCCGATCGCGGTGGCGATTTTAGTATTGCTTTTGTTAGTGACCTTGTCGTATCGGCAAATCATTTACGCGTTTCCGTCCGGCGGCGGGGCGTATGTCGTCGCCCGCGACCATTTGGGGACGAAAATTAGTTTAGTGGCCGGGGCGGCGCTGATGATCGATTATATTTTAACTGTCGCCGTCAGCATCAGCTCCGGCGTCGCCGCGCTGACATCGGCGTTTCCGGGGCTGCTGCCGTGGAAAGTGGAGCTCGCTGTCGCTCTTGTCTTGCTTTTAATGGTGCTCAATTTACGCGGCATTACCGAATCCGCAACGGTTTTCGCCTACCCGACGTATGTGTTCATTGGCTTCGTTCTTGTGATGATCGCTGTCGGCGGGTGGCAGTTGTGGCAGGAAGGATGGCATGGGTTTACGATGCATGAGCATGCTTCCACAGCTCACATGTTTGCGTCCGGTTACAGTTTGTTTATTTTGCTGCGCGCCTTTTCATCGGGATGTTCGGCGATGACTGGGGTCGAAGCAATCAGCAACGGCGTGCCGGCGTTCCGGCCAGACAGTTCAAAAAACGCCGCCATTACGATGGGATGGATGTCCACATTGCTTGGCGTGATGTTTTTAGGCATCACCGTGTTGGCGGCGGGATTCGGCGTTACTCCGACCGAGCATCAAACGGTCATTTCGCAAATCGGACGCCATGTGTTTGGGAATGGTCTTTTGTTTTACTTGTTTCAGCTGGCGACGATGGTCATTTTAGTGCTCGCGGCGAATACGAGTTTTGCCGGGTTTCCGCAGTTGACGTCGATTATGGCGAAGGACGGTTTTTTGCCGAGAAGCTTGGCGGCCCGGGGCGATCGCCTTGTGTTTTCCAATAGCATTATATTGTTGAGCGTGCTGGCGATCGCATTGATCATCGCGTTTCATGCCAAAACCCATTCGCTCATCCCGCTTTATGCGGTTGGCGTCTTTCTTTCCTTTACGATCGGTCAGAGTGGGTTGATTAAAAAATTATGGAATCGGGAAGAAGGACGGAAATTCGGCGTGCTGCTCACCGTCGAAACGGGAGCGGTGGTCACCGGGATCGTCACGCTCGTCACGATGATCGCTAAATTTACGCAAGGGGCCTGGAGCGTCATCGTGGCGATTCCGCTGTTCGTCTGGATGTTCATCCGAATTCACGAGCATTACAAAAAAATTGGCGAGCAATTGCGGCTTGACGAACGGGAGTGGCAACAGCGCGAGAAACTGTTGAAACCAAAAGTCATTATTCCCATTTCCGGCGTCAGCAAAGTGGTCGCCCAATCCGTTCAGTACGCTCGCAGCATTTCCGACGACATTACGGCACTGTCGATTATTTTCGACGAAAAAGACGAACAAAAGCTGCGGCAAAAGTGGGAGAAGTTTTATCCGGACATTCCGTTGGAAGTCATCTATTCACCGTACCGAACCATTTTGTCGCCATTATTAGAATACATCACGAAAGCGGAAAAAGAAGCAGACCGCGCGCCGGTGACAGTGCTCTTGCCGCAATTTATTGTGAAAAAATGGTGGCATACATTTTTGCATAACCAAACCGCCATCATCTTGCGCTTTTTCTTGATCATGAAAAAAGATGTGGTCATTGCGACGCTGCCGTATCATTTGCGGGAATAATGTCGAGAAAAGGGGAAACATTTCCCCGGAAATCGATGCGTGTCGAATGGCAAGAAAGTCCCCTCTCTGTACGGAATTGCATATCGTACGGCAGGGGGGGGATTCCTATGTGGTTATGGGTGTCCATGATTTTGCTCGCTTTCAGCGTGAGCATGGACAGTTTGAGCGTAGGCATGACGTATGGAATGAGAGGTGTCCGTTTCTCCTTTGTTTCGTTGGTGCTGATCGCATTCATGTCCGGGGCGGTGGTGTTTGCGTCCATGAACATCGGCCGCCTGTTGGCGCTTTTTTTGCCGTTGCAAGTCGAGCGAGGGCTTGCTTCGGTCATTCTCATGGCGCTTGGCGGTTGGGCGATTTATAACGTCTATAAACCAAAGGGAGACGGGAGCGAGTTTTCGATGGAGCCTGATGAAGCAGGGGGGGCTAACCGTTTCAGCGGCACTGTTCAAGTATTGAAACGCCCCGAACTTGGCGATCTTGATCGTTCAGGCACGATCAGTCAAAAAGAAGCGTTATTAATCGGCATTGCTCTTTCGATGGATTCCTTTGGCGCCGGGATCAGTTCGTCGCTTTTGCATTTTCCGCCGCTTTCGTTTGCCTTGCTGGTTGGTATGTTCAATCTTGTGTTCATCAGACTCGGCTTATCGTTGGGGTATATGGTGTCAAAAACAAGAATCATGAAAAGGGCGACCATGCTGCCTGGGGTTGTATTGATCGTCTTGGGGTTGATCAAATTATTTCGGTGACACCATGTTGGCGGCTTGTTCGTAATTCAAGTGTGAATAAGATGAAAAAAAGGAGAGAGGTCCGATGTGGAAAAAGTTTTTATCGAGACTCGGCATCAGCGCTGCCAAAGTGGATCTCGTGCTGCATCGCTCGCATGTACGCCTTGGTGAAACGTTGGAAGGGGAATTTTTGCTGGAAGGTGGTTCAGTCGCCCAACACATTCGGAACTTAGATGTCGTATTGCAATTAGAAGTGCAAGCGGAAGGGAAGGCATATCGCAAAACCGCGGCGGTGATCCCGGTCGCGTCTTCGTTTACGATTCAGCCTAGCGAGCGGAAAGTGCTCCCGTTTTCGTACACACTGCCGCACCATTTGCCGATCAGCCGCCCCACGGTTCGTTATACGTTCGTCACCCGGCTCGATATTGCCGCTGGGGTGGATGCATATGACCAAGACGCCATTCACATTTTGCCGCCGACCGCCTTGGATCAAGTGTTTTCCGCATTGGCTGCCTTAGGATTCCGGGAGAAACCGGCATCTGGGAGCATTACACCGTACGGACAAGAATTTTCATTCTTCCCAACGGGTGAGTTTCAAGGGATCGTCCAGGAGGTTGAGTTTTTTGCCCTTGTCGAGGGAGAAGGGGTGCGTTTGTATATGGAGATCGACGTCCGCCACGGCTTTGGCGGGGAACGCGAAATGAAACGGGAACTGTTGATTACTCACGAACAGCTTCGCGATTCGGCGGCGGCAGCCCGTCTGCTTCGAGAAGCCATCGAAGAGGCGGTGCAGGCGGCTGGGGCGTTCGGCCAGCTGAGTGGGCATCCGTTGGCAACGCCACATTCGCCAATCTATAGCCATCCCGTAGGCCATTATTCACCCGTCCATCATTCGCACCATGGCGGACATGGATGGGCCGGAGCCATTGGCGGATTCGCGGCTGGCATGTTGGCGGGAATGGTAGCGGAGGAGTTGCTCGACGATGCAGTTGATGATGTGGCTGACGGTCTGGATGTCGATGACTGGTTTGACGGCGGCGATGGATTTGATGGCGGGGATTGGCTGTAAACAGGATGGAGGAAGGCGTTTCGCCTGAGGCGAGACGCCTTTTTTGCCGATACGGAAGGCCCGTACAATGGTGACCGTTTCCTTTTTATAGGCATATAACAGTAAATGGAAATGAACTGATAAAAAACGAGGGGGAAGCGTGATGAACCATATGCATGGGCAAATGCACGGCCATCGCCATTTGGCATGGCATGAAACGTTGGAGCTGCATGAATTGATCGCTTTTCAGGCCAACGCGTTAATGAAAATGAAAAAGGCTGTCGGCAAGATCGACTGTCCTGAGTTGAAAGGGCTTTATACGGAAACGATTCAAGGATTGGAAACGAACTTGCGCGAGCTGCTTGCCTTCATTCCGGCGGCACCGATGATGGAAGAAAGCCGCGACCATGATGATGGCGACCGGGCCTTGCACGCTGGCGATTTGCTTGGCTTTTCAAAAACGGCAGTGCGTAATTATGCTGCTGCCATTACCGAGGCGGCGACGCCGGTGTTGCGCAAAACGTTTGTCAAACATCTGCTCAAAGCCATTGACACGCACGAAAAAGCGTTCAACTATATGTATGAACGTGGTTACTATCCGGCGTACGACCTCGCCCAGCTTCTTTATCATGATGTCCGTAATGCGCAAAAGGCGTTGTCAATGGGATATGAACGATGATGGAAACGAGCCGCTCCCGCCAACGGAGCGGCTTCTTTCATTGCGGCAGGGAGGTGCAGACGATTGGATCACGAATACATAAAGCATAAAATAAAGCAAGGAAATAGTGAAAAGAATGAAGGAGGCGCCATCGATGCGTTGCTATATCGTTTTCGACATTGGCGGCACGTATGTGAAACATGCCGTCATGAACGAGCGCGGTGATTTTTTGGAAAAGGGGCGCTACCGTTCGGAGCGTCATGACTTTCAACGGTTTCGCGACGACTTGCTTCGCGTCGTCCGCCACGCGCAGGCGAGTTACGAACTTTCTGGCATCGCGATCAGTTCGGCAGGCAGCGTCGACAGCGACATCGGTGTCATTGGCGGAAGCAGCGCCTTGCCGTGCATTCACGGCCCTAACTTTAAAGACGTATTCGGCGGGGCGACGGGTCTGCCGGTGGAGCTGGAAAATGATGCGAACTGTGCGGCGCTTTGTACCACTACCTAGAACGGCGTGGGGAGATGGGGGCAGGCCCATTTCCGCCCGCTGACTGATGACTGACGCTCTTCCCGGCATCACACCCATCCAAAAACGTGCGGGTAGTAGAAACGAATGATTTGTAGTACAATAGAGCAGGCACGGCCGAAGCAGGGTGTTATTTCGCCCGCCCGGCCCATATGTATAAAAAGGACGACCCCGCGCAGAAAGGATGGAACGAATGAACTGGATCGAGCTGTTGAAGGCGGTTATTTTAGGGATGGTCGAGGGGCTGACCGAGTTTGCCCCTGTGTCTTCGACCGGGCATATGATCATTGTGGACGATCTTTGGTTGAAATCGACCGAGTTTTTAGGCAAGTACGCGGCGAATACGTTTAAAGTCGTTATCCAGCTCGGCTCGATTTTGGCCGCTGTTGTGGTGTTTAAAGACCGATTTCTCGATTTGCTTGGTTTCCGCGGCCGCCATCCGGGCGGACATCCGCGGCTGACGCTTCTTCACGTCATCGTCGGCCTGCTTCCAGCCGGGGTGCTCGGCGTCTTGTTTGAAGACTACATCGACGAACATTTGTTTTCTACGAAAACGGTGCTCATCGGCCTTGTGCTCGGCGCGCTGCTCATGATCGCCGCCGACAAATTCGCGAAAAGAGCTGCGCGGGCGCAGACGGTCGACGAAATTACGTACAAACAGGCGTTTCTCGTCGGATTGGTGCAATGCTTATCGTTATGGCCCGGTTTTTCCCGCTCCGGTTCGACGATTGCCGGCGGGGTGCTCGTCGGCATGAGCCATCGCGCCGCCGCCGATTTCACGTTCATTATGGCTGTTCCGATCATGGCTGGGGCGAGCGGGCTGTCGCTGTTGAAAAACTGGCAATACGTCACGGCTGCCGACATCCCGTTTTTCATCGCCGGTTTTTTGAGCGCCTTCGTCTTTGCCTTGCTGGCGATCCGTTTCCTCTTGCAGCTCATCAACCGCATCCGCCTCGTGCCGTTTGCGGTATATCGGATCGTGCTAGCCGTTGTTATTTCTTTGTTATACTTTTAGTCGCGCCGCTTGGCGGAGGTGTTCCGCCGGGCGGTTGTTTGTTATCTTCTACTTTTACTCTGTTGGCTGGCATGCATTCCGCTTAGGGGAACAAAAGATGATGGATTGTAGAAGACCAAGGATTTAAGGGGAAATGTTGTGCTTCAACAAGGTTTTTCAAATAGAAAAGTCTTGAAACATCATCATTTGCTTTTGGGCGAGCTCCCTAAACCGCATGAATTCGTTGTTTTTCGCCAGTCCGTCTTCTAAAAAATGTTAAGAAAAGTAAAAAAATAGTTGTTGCTTATCTATACTATGGATTATAATACGGATAAGCCGTTTAGTCGAGTTGCTTATTTCCATGCCTATGCAAAATAAGGCGATGCCGAAAAAACGGCCGTGGTTAGCCGCGTCAGGCATCGCCTGCTTTCACCGGCGGGCGGTGTCTTGAATGATGGAAAGCAATGTTTGCAGCGGATCGCTTCCGCCGGCTTTCTCCATGTTTTTCCGGTAGCG is a window from the Geobacillus stearothermophilus ATCC 12980 genome containing:
- a CDS encoding DsbA family oxidoreductase is translated as MKIEVWSDFVCPFCYIGKRRLEQALEPFPHREDVEIVFRSFELDPNAPNETPLTIHEIIANKYGISLEEAKRANADIGRQAEAVGLTFRFDTMKPTNTFDAHRLAQYANEKGKLQDVVERLFYAYFTESKRISDRNVLLAIAEAAGLDRTEAEEVLASGRYTQEVRRDEEEAAALGVRGVPFFVLNRKYAISGAQPVEVFRRALEKVWEEEQSRPLQPLSTDQGGTCTDEGCSI
- a CDS encoding DinB family protein is translated as MSRAQQWVQYFLSHRHVTMELIHKIDEAHYDYKPTPTSMTAKQLATHMLFSFYNFANTAKHGDPSLFRQKIEESETNLAKLVDSYTEKTKQLIESMRDDDFDRTLDLTSIFGIQIPTKQLLQMAMDHEIHHKGQLFVYVRGMGHTDLPLFVKRG
- a CDS encoding LTA synthase family protein, whose translation is MKTIGKKLLTKCRSLPNQYIGFFILAVLLFWLKTYVAYLAEFNLGISNSMQEFLLLINPISSAVFFFGLALLGRETRVYRRLVTINLILSFILYANIVYYRFFSDFITLPTLTQTKNFGDLGGSILELLRWYDPLYFLDTIILAVIVFSKRFPLPPVRAGRVKKGVIFASAILMFSVNLALAEADRPQLLTRTFDRNYIVKYLGVYNYLIYDTIQSMKSSTQRAFANKSDITTVLNHVQATYAEPNPKYFGVAKGMNVIYIHLESFQNFLINYKLNGQEVTPFLNSLTRDPNTFYFDNFFHQTGQGKTSDAEFMLENSLYGLPQGAVFTTKGQNTYHAAPAILRQYGYTSAVFHGNYKSFWNRDEIYKSFGFDHFFDASYYDMNDEDVLNYGLKDKPFFRESIPLLETLKEPFYVKFITLSNHFPYPISEEDATIPPATTGDGTVDRYFQTARYLDEAIKEFFDYLKKSGLYDRSVIILYGDHYGISENHNKAMSQILGKEITPYEHAQLQRVPLFIHVPGIKGGVIHEFGGQIDLLPTLLHLLGIDTKNYVHFGTDLLSPDHQEIIPFRNGDFVTPTVTAVNGKYYDTKTGEPLEETPEIQRLEQIVRTKLDLSDKVVYGDLLRFYTPKGFEPVDPSKYDYNKRENEEGSAQ
- a CDS encoding TrkH family potassium uptake protein gives rise to the protein MNPKGKFFDPPKILVSGFALIILIGALLLMLPVATVDGKGLPFLDALFTATSATCVTGLVVVDTGTTFTLFGQLVILALIQVGGLGFMTFATLFAFLFGKRISLKERLILQEALNNLTIEGIVRLVKRIFLFTVVIEGIGGVLLSIRFAFDMPLGRAIYFGFFHAISNFNNAGFDLMGEFRSLTGYVDDPVVSLVVPILIILGGIGFIVMNEVYEYRQMRRLSLHTKVVAITTAWLLVASMALILLLEWNNPKTMGPLSLSGKFLSAFYQAVTPRTAGSNTLNIPDLTQPTLFLIVFLMFVGASPGSTGGGIKTTTFTTLLGAVWSQIRGKEDVILFRKRIVYDTVYKSLTVTMSGLFIVMFVTMVLTITESGKDFLMILFEATSAFGTVGLSMGLTPELSPLGKTVIILTMFAGRVGPLTIAYAVTLRRQPDPFRYPKGKIMIG
- a CDS encoding APC family permease, whose product is MASLKRLLIGKPMETKRLKHEKLPKWKALAVFSSDALSSVAYATEEILLVLALLGTSVFFYSLPIAVAILVLLLLVTLSYRQIIYAFPSGGGAYVVARDHLGTKISLVAGAALMIDYILTVAVSISSGVAALTSAFPGLLPWKVELAVALVLLLMVLNLRGITESATVFAYPTYVFIGFVLVMIAVGGWQLWQEGWHGFTMHEHASTAHMFASGYSLFILLRAFSSGCSAMTGVEAISNGVPAFRPDSSKNAAITMGWMSTLLGVMFLGITVLAAGFGVTPTEHQTVISQIGRHVFGNGLLFYLFQLATMVILVLAANTSFAGFPQLTSIMAKDGFLPRSLAARGDRLVFSNSIILLSVLAIALIIAFHAKTHSLIPLYAVGVFLSFTIGQSGLIKKLWNREEGRKFGVLLTVETGAVVTGIVTLVTMIAKFTQGAWSVIVAIPLFVWMFIRIHEHYKKIGEQLRLDEREWQQREKLLKPKVIIPISGVSKVVAQSVQYARSISDDITALSIIFDEKDEQKLRQKWEKFYPDIPLEVIYSPYRTILSPLLEYITKAEKEADRAPVTVLLPQFIVKKWWHTFLHNQTAIILRFFLIMKKDVVIATLPYHLRE
- the ytaF gene encoding sporulation membrane protein YtaF; amino-acid sequence: MWLWVSMILLAFSVSMDSLSVGMTYGMRGVRFSFVSLVLIAFMSGAVVFASMNIGRLLALFLPLQVERGLASVILMALGGWAIYNVYKPKGDGSEFSMEPDEAGGANRFSGTVQVLKRPELGDLDRSGTISQKEALLIGIALSMDSFGAGISSSLLHFPPLSFALLVGMFNLVFIRLGLSLGYMVSKTRIMKRATMLPGVVLIVLGLIKLFR
- a CDS encoding sporulation protein, giving the protein MWKKFLSRLGISAAKVDLVLHRSHVRLGETLEGEFLLEGGSVAQHIRNLDVVLQLEVQAEGKAYRKTAAVIPVASSFTIQPSERKVLPFSYTLPHHLPISRPTVRYTFVTRLDIAAGVDAYDQDAIHILPPTALDQVFSALAALGFREKPASGSITPYGQEFSFFPTGEFQGIVQEVEFFALVEGEGVRLYMEIDVRHGFGGEREMKRELLITHEQLRDSAAAARLLREAIEEAVQAAGAFGQLSGHPLATPHSPIYSHPVGHYSPVHHSHHGGHGWAGAIGGFAAGMLAGMVAEELLDDAVDDVADGLDVDDWFDGGDGFDGGDWL